Genomic DNA from Lactuca sativa cultivar Salinas chromosome 8, Lsat_Salinas_v11, whole genome shotgun sequence:
ggaaaccctaattagggtttagtaaaccctaatattggatatATGGGTTTTGGACTGTCGGGACTCGCATTTTGGATGACCGGATTGGGATAAtgtgtaatgcccgtgtttctcgGCTAGGcactaatgatgatgtaatagtctaggccaacatttgtaacttgttttgaaataataaagatgtattatttgattattatgtgttttatgtttaattattataatttaatgagttaaggataaaaataagcgtcgaaaataaatgttagataaaaccgatatctatgaagaaagttatagtggttgaaataaggattccggagatataaagaataccgaaatccgagttataaagaagaagttataaCCTGTTGAAGTTTCGACAGAACCAGCATGacgttgtgtgacgtaaaaaaTGAATTTATGATAAAGTCCTTTTTAGCAttaatgatctaaatgaaaggcatagtattcgttaaaccgataattttcataaaaagaatgtccaaatctgacttcgtatgaggaagttatgattttttttaagtttcagcttagtagtagacaactaaaaactcgaattttagattgggtgatttttagccgacacgacctaaccgagaatcaaaggtctcatcaatagtagtacaatggtaaaaagacagatgaaaacggacgtcggatgaagaaattatgaatttttaacggattttcctgtcccggtctgttaaaaataataattttaaaaataaattcaaaattagccaatggagtctaaacgaaagttgtagagtataatatcacctacgcgtgcatataaagaacgtcgaaaacggagctcgtatgtgaaagttgtgaatttttgaagttcgagGCACAAAAACCGAGAATTTTCGCATACACAAGGTCAGGGTTCGGCCACGTCGCCTTGCATGCGAGCCCTCCCCGTGTCCGCCTACTGATTCGAATGAAGTGAGGTCTAGTCCGAAGTTGCCGCATGTCTCGGCCTCGCCACCTACCTTGCCTCACATCCGACGCGTGCCCCTCCCCCTCGCCACCTGTCCGACGCGTGCCTTCTTCCCTTCCCCCTTTCGTCTGAAACCTCGCCCTATATAATGGGAGGTGCGAACCCTCCCGGTTTTGTTTggatattttacactttttacaGCTTACACCTTCTTTCAAGATATTTTACATCCTCGAAGCCCCGAGATCATACCTAACACCCGAAGAACGTCCCGAAGTGCCTGAAGACtccgagaaatttatcttttcggtttgaagtTCAAACCTCACAAGGCCCGATTCTCATTAAAGTTCCCGATTTCATCGGAAACGGTCGTTTTAAGAAACGATGTGCTGCTCGATTATCgttaaatcatgtgagtgtgtagccactttcatcttacacatagatatgaagtattttctacaaaatacgtgctatgtgcatatttattgtttatttatttgagatgggtgttgaatgaatgttttatataggttttaaaatgatttaaactgtatatgtattcttatctacaaatatgttgggtataatatgagtagatgaaatagtgtgtgtgtgtgtgtgttaaaaatgatgagaggtctcgatgtcGTTGTtagttgttgtagtcatctagcagagtatagatgatgaccacagacctttctagacagtccagtggaacgcttgtaggctcgcaacctgtaggtgttggtgaactaTATTTTCGATGgtgcactccatccccctcatggttgccttacggacATATATGGTTGAGGACCCCCCTTAGCAGTAAAGTctatcccgatgatgatccttaggctaggtcccttatgataggtgtttagggacgtaaagtgaggataacgggaacgggtaatcggggttattgttggttgatgaaattaataaatttattgttggttgatgaaattaaattttttattattatttgtgggttgaaaaccctatatgctcaccaggctcccaagcctgacccactcagctttctgtattacaggtaatggaccccgagcatagttggAGGATGACaagggatttttggattatagaccagtagttgtaaataattaTTGTAAGGTTTATAATATgctatttatgcttttggtctgtatcggaacatgacatcccgaggttttgttatgtaatgaaaatacatttctttaaaaaatgctttgataaaatttttatcatattttgttttggggacaaattccgcaacatattttGGAAGACTACTCCAATTTTGTTTTAAAggcataaactaaatcggtcttttctggccgagaaaaatGTTGATGTCACAGttcgtatcagagcattagtttaagcgaactaggaatttgtaggatttctagacttaaacttagaatgctaagtgatgattgtaagatgagtgtctaccatatttagACAGGAGCAttaatatattttaggaaagatgcctaaaatgcttttatgtgctaaatgtcatatgttttccatatatgccattatttgttcggatccatagtctgttgccgaccgcatctggaaaccttatatgttcaggattctaagcgtacgactacgatattagaactagcatggagtgatgaagatctaaattctccttatttggtgtatagattaTAATGACAAGAACTCaaagtggagctggaaatgcaaacagaaatcagcaacctcaaccccaagtggtgGAGCACGTGCCAATAGCAGAAGCTGCACCAGAACCAATCACAATGGCTGGAGTGAAAGCCATGATGGTTAAACAAAGGGAGGAAATGAGACAATTGTTGCTGAACAACAAGAGTGAACCTTCAATACCTGTTAAACAACCTGAATTAAATGACGATCAATCAGAGGAAGGAAATTACAGTAGATCTGTTGGTCAAACTGAACCACTTGTGGTTAGGAGGAATAACCACGAGGATGGAGtggagagaaatggatgcaagtataaagactttatgacttgcaagccatcaacttTCACTGGAAAAGAAGATCCCGTCGaagtaatggattggatctcagaaatggaattggccttcatgacatgtggttgtcaaggcaagttacaaaccatatttgcagtgcgtcagttcagaGGTGGCGTTGTTCActggtggaacactttggggaagatcctaagccctaatgagccattgcaactgacttgggcagagtttttggtgcatttcaagcgcaagtactgctcggcccaaaatctgcttgagctggaaaaccaatttctaacaataaagaagggaagcatgaccatcgatgaatacaccaataacttcacagacaaaatggagtttgctttgcgtattgtcccagacgAGATGACGAAAATCGACacgtacgcaaagggacttccatgggagtatgtggttccagtgcgtcaggcacttactttggaggcactatctgggttgccaagtctgttgaagatatgattaaaGGGAGAGCtaccaacaaggttgaagttggcgaaaagagaaagtttgaaggaacttcaggttccaacaagaagAACAACTTCTAGAAGTCCGGTTCAAGGAAATTCGGAGGAGGAGcggaagcgaaatggtgtgacaagtgtaagaagaaataTGTTGGGAAATGTAGAGAGGAaatcacttgttacaaatgtggaaagctttGGCATTATGCAAATGAATGCATATTTAATAAGAAAGTctgttatgggtgcaatgaagaggggcacattttgagggACTGCTCGAAGAAGAAAGAGGCAACAAAGTCTAATCTTCAACCAAAACGAAAAGTAAGAACTTTCCAAATGACCTTAGAAGCCGCAAAGGATGCAAcaaatgtcgcttcaggtacctttcttgtaaatggattgctTGCCAATTTATTTTTTTGATTCCGGAGTGAAATAatcctttatatcacataaatttggtgaaagactagcattgcctatagaaaaGCTAGATGATGCCCTAATTatagaagttgctagtggcaaattcatacctgttagtGATTGTATTAATAACATTGTCATCGACCTAAATGGAAATGAATTCCTTGAGAAGCTGTTATCCATTaagttaaatggtttcgacattgtTCTAGGAATgtattggcttagcgccaatgatgccaaaataccgtgcaagaaaaagatagtaagggtaaacccgcctggaaaagagtcgtttatggtataCGGAGATAAGcatagagtaaattctggaatcatttccctaatgaaagccataaaatgttTATCTAAAGCGCacctcatacttggcattcgtgatcgatgctaagaaggagaaaaaggatatgcaaagtataccagtggtgtgtgactatccgaAAGTTTTTCCCAAAAATCTTCCTGGATTGCCTCCTGATAGACAattggagtttagaatagacttatTACCAGGAGtaacaccgatagcaaaagccccatatcgattagcaccgacagagatgaaggagcttatgacgcaacttcaggagttgttggacaatgatttcattagacctagctcatcaccctggggagctccggtgaagaagaaagatggaagcatgagaatgtgcatagattacagagagctgaacaaggcaacaatgaaGAACAATTATCCGTTACCAacgattgatgacctattcgatcagttgcaaggttcgagctatttctcgaagatcgatcttaggtctggatatcatcaactAAAGGTAAGAGAGTAGGATATTGAGAAgattgcattcagaacaagatatggacactacaagttttCGGTTATGTCATGTGGACTAGAGGtggtttttttttctataaaaatgagttttatggtATAATCCGGTGTATGTATATCCAATGTATAAGTGTACATCCAATCCCTTAGCCGTTGAACgctttaaatttcgacgcttatgATTGGTTCATTGGTTCCTTGTTAATAATTGTTCTCTATTTCAattcatcatatatatatatatatatatatatatatatatatatatatatatatatatatatatatatatagagagagagagagagagagagagagagagagagagagagtgataaGTTCaattgaaaaattttaaaaaggtTGAAAATTGATGAATCATTCTTaaccaatcatttatttttgttgtAAAACCTTCTATCGTACAGGTAGAAAGGGGAAAGGAACACACGTGTGTTTTGAAACAGAAcatttttctttaaactatgttaatcattacctcaacaaataaataaaaactatttttcttaatttttaaaGAACTATTTTtgtcgaaaaatgattttaaatatatcaaaatttataattttttattctctataaatagacatctatattgacatagttttaagataaaataaaaataaatatagtttttactctcgttatttataaataaataaaaatatatcaattttttttttgttatagtaTATTCGTtattcaattatgaatgaaaatatgtttgattttttttacagtttaagtatcattcatatatgaatataatatgTAAAAAACTTTTTACAGAAAGTCGTCTCTAGTCaatattatattcatatatgaataaaacgtatATTAGCTCTCCTTACAatttgtattcatatatgaataacacgTTTATCAGAATTTTGTTACAAttaatttgttattcatatatgaataaatagttgaattttcaaaacattcgTCTTTTATTAACATACTTTTATTCATATAAGAATAAAAAATGAACTATATCAAAAATCCGATATATGTATAATTCATATACGAATATAGTATTTGACGAGAgttaataaatgttttattcatatatgaatataactctGACAAAAGatgatgtataaaaatattttaggtaagaaaactttattacgtattatattcatatatatttgatacttaaattgtaaaaagaaTAAACATacattttattcataagtgaataacgaatgtccTGTAACATAAATCTGATGCCTTTTATTTACTTATGAATAACGAGaactaaaactataaaaaaatgtaaaatttttattttatcttaaaactatatcaatattgaCGTCTagttatagagaataaaaaattacaaattttgatatatttaaaataatttttcgataaaaacaacttcttaaaaattaaaataacaaaaaaaaactatgtttttgtatatattaaggtaatgattagtaTAATTACAGAAAACATGTTTGATTTGATAAATGTGTGGCCAAGTGTTTTGCGGCTAAATAAATATATGACTGAGATTCATTCTCTTATTTTCAACTGTTTTTTTGTTCTCAATGGAATTCTCTCgtttctctctttatatatatatatatatatatatatatatatatatatatatatatatatatatatatatatatatatataaagggttaggttattttgttttcattatctattgtgtgcatgtatgattgattctggaccaatcattttagttattttaaaaaagtaattaatgcatattacatattggagatataatggatattaattacatctttaacatttaatatgtattaattactttattaaaataactaaaatgattggtccagaatcaatcatacatgcacacaatagatagtgaaaacatttgaacctaactctctctctctctctttctctctctctatatatatatatatattaaaagttataaattagATTTTGATGTGGCAGTGAACTTCATTACGAAAGAATTGTTATTGTAGTGATGTAGATAGTAAATACACAAGTCGATGTGAGACAACTAAAATGATAATAGTTTTGCAATGATGTGGGATGTGGATTGTCTTAGGTGccgtttgttttttggaaaaaacaTCTTCAGGCCTCTTATTACTGCGCGACGCAGCACACGCGCATCACTTTTCATCTCACgggtgtttgttttttagaattcTTCGGAGTCAAAAATCTATGTGCGTGCTCTGTTTAGTGCAACACTTGTACTGCCTCTTCTAACATCTTCATCTTTTTTTTCTTGctaaaattttgattatatgttgtttaaattttatttcacttttttttttctttttctttttttgtttattttagttgatttgtttttcatttttttatattgaataatgataattttttgatgaaatatcttaatttttttactaatatgtatgtgtatatatatatatatatatatatatatatatatatatatatatatatatatatatatatatattgttgaaatatcattaatttttttccgaaatgttatacattattaaattttccgtattaaaaaactattttcaatttataaaattagtttattttaattttttaatatctgcagcagtatgcagatgttaaaaaaacaaacacgcttcttattacagtTTGCAGCCGTTtgatccacctcttctactgcagagggttgcagaggtAGTTTGtagacttcatgaatttttgctTCAGAAAATCAAACAACACCTTATGCTGTTTGGTTCGCAGAATGTTGCTGAAGGAATTTGAATTGGAATTGGAAAAGGAATCTGTCAGGAATTTGAATTTAATTCCATATGCTGTTTGGATGACAGGAAATGGGATTGGAATTAATTCCAAAATATATTTGGTTGACAGGAAATGAAAATTGGAATTCATGTAAAATGACATAATTACCCTCTTTGTCTATTTTGCTTAATTTTACCTTGTTTTCTAACTTATATGTAAAAATACATTACGAAATTTACAAAAACAGTAAAATTTCGGCGATGGTGGTAGTGGGCAGTGGCAGTGGTGGCGACGATAGTGGTAGGTGGCGTTGATGGTGGCTGggacggtggtggtgatggtggcggtGTCATTGATTGTGGTGGcagagtggtggtgatggtggcatTGTCGGCTGGTGGCGACAACGACGGCGATGATAGTGCCAGTGGTGGCAGTGACGGTGGTGGTAGCGGCGATGGTGGCAGtgttggtagtggtggtggtggtagtgttattcagggtggtggtggtggtggcggtggcggcggtggtggtgggtgatggaattggtagtggtggtgggtaatggtcgtggtggtggtggcggcaatGGTAGCGGCGGCGGCggtagtggtgggtggtggtcGGTGGCAGCGGTGGCAACATCGGCGGTGGTAATGGTTATGGCGGCAACGGTGGTGGTGGTAgcgacggtggtggtggtggtcagTGATAGTGGTGGTGAGTTTTCTGATAAGTACAATGGGTATTTTTGTAATCTGCCACTTTCCTTGATGAGATGGAATGTTTTCCATCCAACTTTGGAATGAATTCACTTTCCTCCATATGGTGGAAAATTTATTTCGTTTAGAAATCCTTTTCCCTCCTCTAAGTCCAACCAAACGCATGAATTCGAGGGAATTGAAATCATTTTCCCTCGAATTCCATTTCATTCCTGCCAACCAAACGCATCCTTAGTATAACAATATATCcttctaacaatttttttttactaaaataaaataaaataaaatcgaaaataatattaaaagtaTCCATTTAATGCTCAAATAAATATGGATATTAaagtcaaagttttttttttttttggtctatgattttgggtgaatgcAATGGTATAAAATAGATGTTATGTGAGTTAATGAGTGCGTAGGTGTGAAATCTAACATCAATGGACTTTGGGATTATTGTCCTTGGTCTGTTCTTCTCCTACAAACTTATCAGAGTCACTTTCATAGTTCTTGGGATCGGAAAACCCAAGTACCTACCTCCAGGCCCAGCCCCGCTGCCAATCATCGGAAACCTCCACTTGCTCGGCGACCACCCACACCAATCCCTAGCCAATCTAGCCAAGTTCTATGGCCCAATTATGTTCCTTAAACTTGGTCGCACCACCACACTAGTCATCTCCTCCGCCGCTGCCAAAGAAGTCCTACAAAAGCAAGACATTGCTTTCTCCTCCCGCCATATCCTCGACGCCTTCAACGCCCGCAACCACTCCCATTACTCTGCCGTTTGGCTCCCCATTTCCACGTAGTGGCGGACTCTACGCAAGATCCTTAACGCCACCATGTTCACCGACAACTCCCTTGATATCAACCAACATTTACGGAGAAGGAAAGTTCAAGACCTCGTGGCATACTGCAGAAAAGCCAGCATGTGCAAAGATCCGATAGACATAGGTCGAGCTGCTTTCAGAACCACCCTAAATCTCTTATCCAACATTATTTTCTCCACTGATTTAAGAGACCCGTATGAGGATTCTGGTAAAGAGTTAAAGGAGCTAGTTGGAAACATCATGTTCGAGGACGGAAAGCCAAATTTGGTTGACTTTTTCCGGGTGTTAAAGAAGATCGATCCACAAGGGATCAGGAGGAGAATGACACATTATTTTGGGAAGATTTTTGAGACTTTTGAGGAGTTGATTGAAGAGAGGTTAGAGATGAACAGATCCAAGCATGATGATGTGATGGACGTATGTCTGAAAATCAATAAAGAGAATCCAGATGAGATCAATCAAGCACATATCAAAAGTTTATTTTTGGTAcgtatattatttaattttcttGTATTTCAAATATAGGGTCAAATGCTAAAGTGGTATATATGTACTTTAATTGGTAGTTAAGGCATGTCTCTAATCATAATCTGATTATCTTTCTCTTGGGTTTTCTTGGGTTTTTGCCTCGATCTTGATTTGGGTCGATTACATATGACTCCTATCTCCTGCCaaataaactatattttgtactaatatatgaaaaaaaaaacatttttgtttttttatttattaataaaattaaaattaaatgtcAGTATTATCTAATATTTATAACATAAAGGTGTGATTATGGAATACATGTCTATTGATTTTCTTATACCCAGGGGCGGATCCAAAGGGATCCCGGGATATCCCTCAAAATTTTTTCGGTAGTGTAATTTTTGTTTATGTATCCCTCCAAAAAAATCGGTATAGTGTATATATACGCATCCCTCCActtataaacacaaacaaacatttGGTTTGCTGGTTAAGGCGTTGGCTTATAGAAGTAAAGGTCTCAAATTCTAGCTTCTTACATATTCTTTGTTTACTTTTGTTCTATTTTTCCAGCTATTCTATCTCACATCGCTAAACACATATAAACTCAAccatttttttctattatataaaTCTGTTATCCTCATGCTTTATTTGATATCTACTTTGAGTCCCACATCGATTTAAGTATCAAAATATATTTGaacttcatgtttatataacaagACTTGGGGTTAGCTAAGGATTCGATTAAGATTTGGgtttaaaaccgaaaccgaaccggGGAAACCCAAGCACCCCGGGAAAAAAATTGGGTTACTCTAAAAAAAATTGAGATATCCCTTTACTTTGATCTTGGCTCCGCCACTGCTTATACCAAGAAGTTGTAAGCAAAAATTGCAATGTtagattaatttattatattataaaataaatgataaaaaaatctATGTATTGTAGTGAAAAT
This window encodes:
- the LOC128127955 gene encoding glycine-rich protein 2-like, translating into MAGVKAMMVKQREEMRQLLLNNKSEPSIPVKQPELNDDQSEEGNYSRSVGQTEPLVVRRNNHEDGVERNGCKMLLKEFELELEKESVRNLNLIPYAVWMTGNGIGINSKIYLWAVAVVATIVVGGVDGGWDGGGDGGGVIDCGGRVVVMVALSAGGDNDGDDSASGGSDGGGSGDGGSVGSGGGGSWWVVVGGSGGNIGGGNGYGGNGGGGSDGGGGGQ